A genomic segment from uncultured Methanobrevibacter sp. encodes:
- a CDS encoding DUF4391 domain-containing protein: MLIEDLIKVPNAAIVNSILPKQDIFEATGMTKADKDYFVRYVKQIRWLYKFDDASVRIKPFVNDEKSYLEAELIGINLKKEFQEYNHNTGNYHRFDARLDRIVDILLRFIPYPILLCAEFNDEIKFYVSHISESKSDYDKITLDELIYTDWIDVNNLDGFDEELIDKLQIDNLDKTNVFTFYDDMVTAIIQYNGSKEVGQEVTLSSDEIQKIMDDIKVLERKIADLRVAIRREANFNKKMDYNIQIKELQMEIKLLQDELK; encoded by the coding sequence ATGTTAATTGAGGATTTAATCAAGGTTCCTAATGCAGCTATTGTCAACAGTATCCTTCCAAAGCAGGATATCTTTGAAGCTACTGGAATGACTAAAGCAGATAAAGATTATTTTGTAAGGTATGTCAAACAGATTAGATGGCTGTATAAGTTTGATGATGCTTCTGTTAGAATAAAACCTTTTGTCAATGATGAGAAATCATATTTGGAAGCTGAATTAATTGGTATTAATCTAAAAAAGGAATTTCAGGAGTATAATCATAATACTGGTAATTATCATAGATTTGATGCAAGACTTGATAGGATTGTAGATATTCTTCTTAGATTTATCCCTTATCCTATACTCCTATGTGCAGAATTCAATGATGAGATTAAGTTTTATGTAAGTCATATAAGTGAAAGCAAGTCGGATTATGATAAAATCACTTTAGATGAGCTTATTTATACAGATTGGATTGATGTAAATAATTTAGATGGTTTTGATGAAGAATTGATTGATAAATTGCAGATAGATAATTTGGATAAAACCAATGTATTTACATTTTATGATGATATGGTTACAGCCATTATTCAGTATAATGGATCTAAGGAAGTAGGTCAAGAGGTAACTTTAAGTTCAGATGAGATTCAAAAGATAATGGATGATATTAAAGTGCTTGAGAGAAAAATAGCTGATTTAAGAGTTGCAATTAGACGAGAGGCTAATTTTAATAAAAAAATGGATTATAATATTCAGATTAAAGAATTACAAATGGAAATAAAATTATTACAAGATGAATTGAAATAG
- a CDS encoding TOPRIM nucleotidyl transferase/hydrolase domain-containing protein, with protein sequence MEEEFLREYIEKEMYLQNPPLKKDNFLKLCYKYDINLSRKELELYEKIGIFEPIFTIKYVKHEFLNDFNYYNFSKKEKEELLRALNENRIFVPNDNKFIESGKFETNEEEYINYYSNFQIELIYDIHIRFKYPRNILLKEDTEAIENYKNHSIKLLRDTYLGDTKWLTFLLSISRLYYPRSHHDFKIFKLNSEDESWYHDRNKFSTVDFLRKYSYNYEHIRHRMNLYLDKFRDLMGIKIYDEEWFLFYEYLNRDYKLKLEKTTGLAYYFFSLALMLKFFLEDYFIETSQEIDYNRYALFNKENKYDLLFYLSNKFKMNYQPSLIIFVEGNSEVKLLNKLFKWYFGYFPEEKGIDIISFDGVTKLISTYEDANKLKELIIKIRKNTHGKNSGLNDDEYDDLSQIIDNLEDLDILVSNWSSFISYNLSKWYIVPFFVSDDEGDVWNFLNSKKIIHFKDKKYDVPEKWYYIWGKSNHYLPFKGKDIELANFSDLEISNVLKELIDDNISVSDITAIRNSENGINQIQNSRFKKDIKQKKVEILMTLADNLIKKYEKTGDSTLFQRPIFGLLDQIDDLNYFKNNPLDKQHKELFDKTLKDILEGNG encoded by the coding sequence ATGGAAGAAGAATTTCTTAGAGAATATATTGAAAAAGAGATGTATCTTCAGAATCCTCCATTAAAAAAGGATAATTTCCTAAAACTTTGTTATAAGTATGATATTAATTTATCTCGTAAAGAATTAGAATTATATGAGAAAATAGGGATATTTGAACCTATTTTCACAATAAAATATGTTAAACATGAATTTTTAAATGATTTTAATTATTATAATTTCAGTAAAAAAGAAAAGGAGGAATTATTAAGAGCATTAAATGAAAATCGAATATTTGTTCCAAATGACAATAAATTCATTGAATCTGGTAAATTTGAAACTAATGAGGAGGAATATATTAATTATTATTCTAACTTTCAAATAGAACTTATTTATGATATCCATATTCGTTTCAAATATCCTCGAAATATTTTATTAAAAGAAGATACGGAAGCTATAGAGAACTATAAAAATCATTCTATTAAATTATTAAGAGATACTTATTTGGGAGATACTAAATGGTTAACCTTTTTGTTAAGTATTTCTCGTTTATATTATCCTCGTTCCCATCATGATTTTAAAATATTTAAATTAAATAGCGAAGATGAATCTTGGTATCATGATAGAAATAAATTTAGTACAGTTGATTTTTTAAGAAAATATTCTTATAATTATGAGCATATTAGACATAGAATGAATTTATATCTTGATAAATTTAGAGATTTAATGGGTATAAAAATTTATGATGAAGAATGGTTTCTTTTTTATGAATATTTGAATAGGGATTATAAGTTAAAATTAGAAAAAACAACTGGGTTAGCCTATTATTTCTTTTCATTGGCATTAATGTTAAAATTTTTCTTAGAAGATTATTTCATAGAAACTTCTCAAGAGATTGATTATAATAGATATGCTTTATTTAACAAGGAAAATAAATATGATCTTCTTTTTTATTTATCTAATAAATTTAAAATGAATTATCAGCCAAGTTTAATAATCTTTGTTGAAGGAAACAGTGAAGTAAAATTATTAAATAAATTATTTAAATGGTATTTTGGTTATTTCCCTGAAGAAAAAGGAATTGATATAATTAGTTTTGATGGTGTGACTAAACTAATTTCTACTTATGAAGATGCAAATAAATTAAAAGAATTAATTATTAAAATTAGAAAAAATACTCATGGTAAAAATTCAGGGTTAAATGATGATGAGTATGATGATTTATCTCAAATAATTGATAATTTAGAGGATTTGGATATTTTAGTTTCTAATTGGTCATCATTTATTAGTTATAACCTTTCAAAATGGTATATTGTTCCATTTTTTGTTTCTGATGATGAAGGAGACGTATGGAATTTCTTAAATTCTAAAAAGATTATACACTTTAAAGATAAAAAATATGATGTTCCTGAAAAATGGTATTATATTTGGGGAAAAAGTAACCATTATCTTCCATTTAAAGGAAAAGACATTGAATTGGCAAATTTTTCAGATTTAGAAATTTCAAATGTTTTAAAAGAATTAATTGATGATAATATTTCCGTATCAGATATTACAGCAATAAGAAATAGTGAGAATGGTATAAACCAAATTCAAAATTCAAGATTTAAAAAAGATATTAAACAAAAAAAAGTTGAAATTTTAATGACTTTAGCTGATAATTTAATTAAAAAATATGAAAAAACAGGAGATAGTACATTATTTCAAAGACCAATTTTTGGTTTATTGGATCAAATCGATGATTTAAATTATTTTAAGAATAATCCTCTTGATAAACAACATAAAGAATTATTTGATAAAACATTAAAAGATATATTAGAAGGTAATGGGTGA